The following proteins are encoded in a genomic region of Chiroxiphia lanceolata isolate bChiLan1 chromosome 18, bChiLan1.pri, whole genome shotgun sequence:
- the ASPHD2 gene encoding aspartate beta-hydroxylase domain-containing protein 2: MVWVPLRPTRTDRRAPLCAPTHHGTTMSLEWLMGWSWSLDGLRDFIATGIQSFRDCDATALAAVACFLVLFVWYCYHVGREQPRAYTTVNALMQSAEANGVQNGYVYCHSPECVRCTHHDGLNQKLYHNLQEYAKRYSWSGMGRIHKGIREQGRYLNSRPSIQKPEVFFLPDLPTTPYFSRDAQKHDVELLERNFQTILCEFETLYKAFSNCSLPQGWKMNSTPSGEWFTFYLVNQGMCVPRNCRRCPRTYRLLGSLRTCIGNNVFGNACISVLSPGTVIAEHYGPTNIRIRCHLGLKTPSNCELVVGGEPQCWAEGRCLLFDDSFLHTAFHEGAPEDGPRVVFMVDLWHPNVAAAERQALDFIFAPGR; this comes from the exons ATGGTGTGGGTGCCCCTGAGGCCCACGAGGACTGACCGCCGGGCCCCGCTGTGCGCACCCACCCACCACGGCACCACCATGTCTCTGGAGTGGCTGATGGGCTGGAGCTGGTCCCTGGATGGACTCCGGGATTTCATCGCCACTGGCATCCAGTCTTTCCGGGACTGCGACGCCACCGCCCTGGCCGCTGTCGCCTGCTTCCTGGTCCTCTTTGTGTGGTACTGCTACCACGTGGGGCGGGAGCAGCCCCGCGCCTACACCACCGTCAACGCGCTGATGCAGAGCGCGGAGGCCAACGGGGTGCAGAACGGGTACGTGTACTGCCACTCACCCGAGTGCGTGCGCTGCACCCACCACGACGGGCTCAACCAGAAACTCTACCACAACCTGCAGGAGTACGCCAAGCGCTACTCCTGGTCCGGCATGGGCAGGATCCACAAGGGCATCCGAGAGCAGGGCCGCTACCTCAACAGCCGGCCCTCCATCCAGAAGCCAGAAGTCTTCTTCCTGCCCGACTTGCCAACTACACCCTATTTCTCCCGGGACGCTCAAAAGCATGACGTGGAGTTGCTGGAGCGCAACTTCCAGACCATCCTGTGCGAGTTTGAGACCCTCTACAAAGCGTTCTCAAACTGCAGCCTCCCGCAAGGATGGAAAATGAACAGCACGCCCAGCGGGGAGTGGTTCACCTTTTACCTGGTGAACCAGGGCATGTGCGTGCCCAGGAACTGCCGGAGATGCCCACGGACGTACCGCTTGCTCGGGAGCCTCCGCACCTGCATTGGCAACAATGTCTTTGGGAACGCGTGCATCTCCGTGCTGAGCCCGGGCACTGTCATCGCCGAGCACTACGGACCCACCAACATCCGCATCCGCTGCCACCTCG GTCTGAAGACACCCAGCAACTGCGAGCTGGTGGTGGGGGGTGagccccagtgctgggctgagggCCGGTGCCTCCTCTTCGATGACTCCTTCCTGCACACGGCATTCCATGAAG GTGCCCCGGAGGATGGTCCCCGCGTGGTCTTCATGGTGGACCTTTGGCACCCCAACGTGGCGGCCGCTGAGCGCCAAGCCCTCGACTTCATCTTCGCGCCGGGACGATGA